The following coding sequences lie in one Rutidosis leptorrhynchoides isolate AG116_Rl617_1_P2 chromosome 4, CSIRO_AGI_Rlap_v1, whole genome shotgun sequence genomic window:
- the LOC139844903 gene encoding uncharacterized protein isoform X2, which produces MPIIKVFRRFRSSNISPKQAITELSNLVPGSNAELSERSSAGPLASKGPIRKKVASADRRVMLESFVNKYRAMNLGKFPSTTNAQKAVGGSYYIIRKMLQEMEYNVKIFSEEKVLVKEDKKLTKGNDTTEMAVELSKSQEESNNQVTISQQICEDPLLESKREDTINRDIVIESSGSQDESNDQVTVSQQLCGDHMLESKGEDTLHRETVIESSGSQDESNNQVTVSQLLCEDHMLESKGEDTLHLETVIESSGSQDESNNQATVSQLLCEDHMLESKGEDTLHRETVIESSGSQDESNSQVSTNQQLSENHSLDSVSNLDREFELKEGLQVSTSNADTGNSDSTKCHQMPEQQPNDEPRSEDKFDFEDSHSKVEKQDDGITNIMRDMPEQQKDKKLSEEPSLWGSLKSMASEFFNMWKK; this is translated from the exons ATGCCGATCATTAAAGTTTTCCGACGTTTTCGCTCTAGTAATATTTCACCCAAACAAG CTATTACTGAGTTATCCAATTTGGTGCCTGGATCAAATGCTGAGCTGTCTGAAAGGTCTTCTGCTGGCCCGTTGGCTTCTAAGGGACCAATCCGGAAAAAGGTAGCGAGTGCTGATCGAAGGGTGATGCTCGAATCGTTTGTCAACAAATATAGAGCTATGAATCTGGGAAAATTCCCGTCCACAACAAATGCACAAAAAGCGGTTGGTGGCAGTTACTATATTATCAGAAAGATGCTTCAGGAGATGGAATACAATGTCAAAATATTTTCCGAGGAGAAAGTACTTGTCAAGGAGGATAAAAAGTTGACGAAAGGTAATGATACTACTGAAATGGCGGTCGAATTGTCTAAAAGTCAAGAGGAGTCAAACAATCAAGTAACTATTAGTCAACAGATTTGTGAAGATCCTTTGCTAGAATCCAAACGTGAGGATACTATAAACAGGGATATAGTGATTGAATCATCTGGAAGTCAAGACGAGTCAAATGATCAGGTAACTGTTAGTCAACAGCTTTGTGGAGATCATATGCTAGAATCCAAAGGCGAGGATACTTTACACCGGGAAACAGTGATCGAGTCATCTGGAAGTCAAGATGAGTCAAACAATCAAGTAACTGTTAGTCAACTGCTTTGTGAAGATCATATGCTAGAATCCAAAGGCGAGGATACTTTACACCTGGAAACAGTGATCGAGTCATCTGGAAGTCAAGACGAGTCAAACAATCAAGCAACTGTTAGTCAACTGCTTTGTGAAGATCATATGCTAGAATCCAAAGGCGAGGATACTTTACACCGGGAAACAGTGATCGAGTCATCTGGAAGTCAAGACGAGTCAAACAGTCAAGTAAGTACTAATCAACAGCTTTCTGAAAATCATTCGCTAGACTCTGTTAGTAATTTGGACAGAGAGTTTGAATTGAAGGAGGGGCTTCAGGTATCGACAAGCAATGCTGATACTGGAAACAGCGATAGTACAAAG TGTCATCAGATGCCAGAGCAGCAGCCAAATGATGAACCTCGTTCTGAAGATAAGTTTGATTTTGAGGATTCACATTCAAAAGTCGAAAAGCAAGACGATGGGATAACAAACATCATGAG GGACATGCCTGAGCAACAAAAAGACAAGAAGTTGAGTGAAGAACCATCTTTATGGGGAAGTTTGAAGTCGATGGCAAGTGAATTTTTTAACATGTGGAAGAAATGA
- the LOC139844903 gene encoding uncharacterized protein isoform X1: MPIIKVFRRFRSSNISPKQAITELSNLVPGSNAELSERSSAGPLASKGPIRKKVASADRRVMLESFVNKYRAMNLGKFPSTTNAQKAVGGSYYIIRKMLQEMEYNVKIFSEEKVLVKEDKKLTKGNDTTEMAVELSKSQEESNNQVTISQQICEDPLLESKREDTINRDIVIESSGSQDESNDQVTVSQQLCGDHMLESKGEDTLHRETVIESSGSQDESNNQVTVSQLLCEDHMLESKGEDTLHLETVIESSGSQDESNNQATVSQLLCEDHMLESKGEDTLHRETVIESSGSQDESNSQVSTNQQLSENHSLDSVSNLDREFELKEGLQVSTSNADTGNSDSTKHDTYNIATKSDDMNGQCHQMPEQQPNDEPRSEDKFDFEDSHSKVEKQDDGITNIMRDMPEQQKDKKLSEEPSLWGSLKSMASEFFNMWKK, from the exons ATGCCGATCATTAAAGTTTTCCGACGTTTTCGCTCTAGTAATATTTCACCCAAACAAG CTATTACTGAGTTATCCAATTTGGTGCCTGGATCAAATGCTGAGCTGTCTGAAAGGTCTTCTGCTGGCCCGTTGGCTTCTAAGGGACCAATCCGGAAAAAGGTAGCGAGTGCTGATCGAAGGGTGATGCTCGAATCGTTTGTCAACAAATATAGAGCTATGAATCTGGGAAAATTCCCGTCCACAACAAATGCACAAAAAGCGGTTGGTGGCAGTTACTATATTATCAGAAAGATGCTTCAGGAGATGGAATACAATGTCAAAATATTTTCCGAGGAGAAAGTACTTGTCAAGGAGGATAAAAAGTTGACGAAAGGTAATGATACTACTGAAATGGCGGTCGAATTGTCTAAAAGTCAAGAGGAGTCAAACAATCAAGTAACTATTAGTCAACAGATTTGTGAAGATCCTTTGCTAGAATCCAAACGTGAGGATACTATAAACAGGGATATAGTGATTGAATCATCTGGAAGTCAAGACGAGTCAAATGATCAGGTAACTGTTAGTCAACAGCTTTGTGGAGATCATATGCTAGAATCCAAAGGCGAGGATACTTTACACCGGGAAACAGTGATCGAGTCATCTGGAAGTCAAGATGAGTCAAACAATCAAGTAACTGTTAGTCAACTGCTTTGTGAAGATCATATGCTAGAATCCAAAGGCGAGGATACTTTACACCTGGAAACAGTGATCGAGTCATCTGGAAGTCAAGACGAGTCAAACAATCAAGCAACTGTTAGTCAACTGCTTTGTGAAGATCATATGCTAGAATCCAAAGGCGAGGATACTTTACACCGGGAAACAGTGATCGAGTCATCTGGAAGTCAAGACGAGTCAAACAGTCAAGTAAGTACTAATCAACAGCTTTCTGAAAATCATTCGCTAGACTCTGTTAGTAATTTGGACAGAGAGTTTGAATTGAAGGAGGGGCTTCAGGTATCGACAAGCAATGCTGATACTGGAAACAGCGATAGTACAAAG CATGATACTTATAACATTGCGACAAAGAGTGATGATATGAATGGTCAGTGTCATCAGATGCCAGAGCAGCAGCCAAATGATGAACCTCGTTCTGAAGATAAGTTTGATTTTGAGGATTCACATTCAAAAGTCGAAAAGCAAGACGATGGGATAACAAACATCATGAG GGACATGCCTGAGCAACAAAAAGACAAGAAGTTGAGTGAAGAACCATCTTTATGGGGAAGTTTGAAGTCGATGGCAAGTGAATTTTTTAACATGTGGAAGAAATGA